The following is a genomic window from Streptomyces lincolnensis.
CACACGAGTTCTCCGGCCGTGGTGAGCTCGTCGAGCATCGCCGGGGTGTAGGTCGCCACGCGGGACGGCAGGACCAGCTTCTCCAGGGCGGAGGCGGGCACGGACGCGCCCTGCAACTGCTCCACAGCACGCACCAGTCCGTCGATGCCGCGCAGACTGTGACCCTTGCCGATGTGCTGCCACTGGGGGAGGAACTGCGCCAGCGCGGGCGCCGGCACCGGCTCCAGTTCGTGGCGCAGGGCGGCCAGGGAGCGGCGGCGGAGGCGGCGCAGTACCGTCGCGTCGCACCACTCCTGGCCGATACCAGCCGGGTGGAACTCGCCCTGGACGACCCTGCCCCCCGCGGCGAGCCGTTGCAGGGCGCCCTCGGTGACCGCCACGCCCAGGCCGAAGCGGGCCGCCGCGGTGGTGGACGTGAAGGGGCCATGGGTGCGGGCAAAGCGCGCGAGGAGGTCGCCGAGGGGGTCCTTGACCGGCTCGGTGAAGGCCTCGGGGACACCGACCGGGAGGGCCGTGCCGAGCGCGTCGCGCAGACGGCCCGCGTCCTCGATCGCCGCCCAGTGGTCGACACCGGCGAGCCTGACCTTGATCGCACGACGGGCCTTGGCGAGCTCCCCTGCCCACGGCGGCTCGGCGCCCCGCTCGGCCAGCTCTGCGTCGGTGAGCGGGCCGAGGACGCGGAGAAGGTCCGCGACGCCCTCGACGTCCTTGATCCGACGGTCCTCCGTGAGCCACTGGAGCTCCTGCTCCAGCTCGGTCAGCACCTCGGCGTCGAGCAGTTCGCGCAGCTCCGCCTGGCCGAGCAGTTCGGCCAGCAGACGGGAGTCCAGCGAGAGCGCTGCGGCCCGGCGTTCGGCCAGCGGCGAGTCCCCCTCGTACAGGAACTGGGCGACGTACCCGAAGAGGAGGGAGCGCGCGAAGGGGGACGGCTCGGGGGTGGTGACCTCGACCAGACGCACCTTGCGGGACTCCAGGTCGCCCATCAGCTCGACCAGGCCGGGGACGTCGAAGACGTCCTGGAGGCACTCGCGCACCGCCTCCAGGACGATCGGGAACGAGCCGAACTCGCTCGCCACCTGGAGCAGTTGGGCGGCGCGCTGGCGCTGCTGCCACAGCGGGGTGCGCTTGCCGGGGCTGCGGCGCGGCAGCAGCAGCGCGCGGGCGGCGCACTCCCGGAAACGGGACGCGAACAGGGCCGAGCCGCCCACCTGGTCGGTGACGATCTGGTCGACCTCGCCCTTGTCGAAGACGACGTCCGCCGCGCCTACGGGCGCCTGGTCGGCGTCGTACTCCGTACCGGCCCTCGTCGGTTCCTGGTCCAGGAGGTCCAGGCCCATGAGGTCGGCGTCGGGCAACCGGAGCACGATGCCGTCGTCGGCGTGCATGACCTGGGCGTCCATGCCGTAGCGCTCGGAGAGCTTGGCGCCGAGCGCCAGCGCCCACGGGGCGTGCACCTGGGCGCCGAAGGGGGAGTGGACGACCACGCGCCAGTCGCCGAGTTCGTCGCGGAAGCGTTCCACGACGATCGTGCGGTCGTCCGGGACGTGGCCGCAGGCCTCGCGCTGTTCGTGCAGGTAGGACAGGACGTTGTCGGAGGCCCAGGTGTCCAGGCCCGCGGCGAGGAGGCGCGCGCGGGCCTTGTCCTTCGGGAGCGAGCCGACCTCGCGGAGGAACGCGCCGAGTGCGCGGCCCAGTTCGAGTGGGCGGCCCAGCTGGTCGCCCTTCCAGAAGGGGAGCCTGCCCGGCACCCCCGGCGCGGGGGAGACCAGGACACGGTCGCGGGTGATGTCCTCGATGCGCCAGGAGCTGGTGCCGAGGGTGAAGACATCGCCGACGCGGGATTCGTAGACCATCTCCTCGTCCAGCTCGCCGACGCGGCCGCCGCCCTTCTTCGGGTCGGAGCCGGCCAGGAAGACGCCGAAGAGACCCCGGTCGGGGATCGTGCCGCCCGAGGTGACGGCGAGCCGTTGTGCGCCGGGGCGGCCGGTGATCGTGCCGGCGACCCGGTCCCAGACCACGCGCGGGCGTAGCTCCGCGAAGGCGTCGGACGGGTAGCGGCCGGCGAGCATGTCGAGGACCGCCGTGAAGGCGGATTCGGGGAGGGACGCGAAGGGGGCGGCTCGGCGGACCGTGGCGAGGAGGTCGTCGAACTGCCAGGTGTCGAGTGCCGTCATGGCCACGATCTGCTGGGCCAGGACGTCCAGGGGGTTGGAGGGGATCCTCAGGGATTCGATCGAGCCGGTCCGCATGCGTTCGGTCACGACCGCGGCCTGGACGAGGTCGCCGCGGTACTTGGGGAAGACCACGCCGGTCGAGACCGCTCCCACCTGGTGTCCCGCGCGGCCCACGCGCTGGAGGCCGGAGGCCACGGAGGGGGGTGACTCGACCTGGACGACGAGATCCACCGCGCCCATGTCAATGCCGAGCTCAAGGCTGGAGGTGGCCACGACGGCGGGGAGGCGGCCCGCCTTGAGATCCTCCTCGACGAGGGCGCGCTGTTCCTTGGAGACCGAGCCGTGGTGGGCCCTGGCGATGACCGGAGGCGCGCCCTGCGCGGCGCCCGAGCCGCCCATGAGCTCCGCCGGGGCGTGGTGTTCGTCGAGGGGTTCGCCGGTGGCCCGTTCGTACGCGATCTCGTTGAGGCGGTTGCAGAGTCGCTCCGCGAGGCGGCGGGAGTTGGCGAAGACGATCGTGGAGCGGTGGGACTGGACCAGGTCGGCGATCCGCTCCTCCACGTGTGGCCAGATCGAGGGGCGTTCCGCACCGTCGGTGGCGTCGGAGACCGGGGAGCCCGCCAGCTCGGCGAGGTCCTCCACCGGGACCACCACGGAGAGGTCGAATTCCTTGCCGGACTTCGGCTGGACGATCTCCACCTTGCGGTGGGGGGAGAGGTAGCGGGCTACCTCGTCGACCGGGCGGACGGTCGCGGAGAGGCCGATGCGGCGGGCCGGCTTCTTGAGGATTCCGTCCAGACGTTCGAGGGAGAGTGCGAGGTGGGCGCCGCGCTTGGTGCCGGCCACCGCGTGGACCTCGTCGAGGATGACGGTTTCGATGCCGGTCAGGGCGTCGCGGGTGGCCGACGTCAGCATCAGGAACAGGGACTCGGGGGTGGTGATCAGGATGTCCGGGGGGCGGGTGGACAGGGCGCGGCGCTCGGCGGCGGGGGTGTCGCCGGAGCGGATGCCCACCTTGACCTCCGGCTCGGGCAGGCCGAGGCGGACGGATTCCTGGCGGATGCCGGTCAGGGGGCTGCGGAGGTTGCGCTCCACGTCCACGGCGAGGGCCTTGAGGGGGGAGACGTACAGGACGCGGCAGCGTTTCCTGGGGTCGGCGGGTGGGGGTGTGGAGGTGAGCTGGTCCAGGGCGGCGAGGAAGGCGGCGAGGGTCTTGCCGGAGCCGGTGGGGGCGACGACGAGGACGTCCGAGCCCTCTCTGATGGCTTGCCACGCGCCTGCCTGGGCGGTGGTGGGCGCGTCGAAGGCGCCCGCGAACCAGCCGCGGGTGGCGGGGGAGAAGCCGTTCAGGGCTTGGCGTGTGTCGCTGACCATGTGTCCATCGTGCACCCGGGGTCTGACAATGGGGTGTCTGTTGCCTTCGGCGGGCGTGGGGGCTGGGGGTGCGTCTCGGATGCCTCGCGGCGCGCTGTGCGGGTTCGGTGGGGGTTCGTGTAGCGCCCACGGTTGTGTGGTGGGTCGGGGCCGGGGCGGGGGGTCTCCGTCCTCGGTCCGGCGGTGCTGTGTCTTCTAGCTGTGCTGCGTGTTGGACGCCGGACGCTGCGGGCGGACACCCCCCGCCCCGGCCCCTTGCCGCCGTGGGCGGCTGATTCGCCTGCCCGGCTCTCTCTCCTTCGCCGTGCGCGGCTGTCCGTCGTGGGCGGGGTCGTCTACCTTCCGATATGTGGCAGAGCGGACAGATAAGGCGGACTCCGTTGTCGTGAGGGATGCCCTGGGGGTGGGGGTGGCGGTGGGGTTGTCCGGGGTTGCCTTCGGGGTGACGTCGGTCGGGAGTGGGCTGAGTGTGGTGCAGAGCTGTGTGCTGAGTCTGCTGGTGTTCACGGGGGCGTCGCAGTTCGCGCTTGTGGGGGCGCTTGCGGCGGGTGGGGGTGCGCTCACTGCTGCTGCGGGGGCGTTCTTTCTGGGGGTGCGCAATGCGTTCTATGGCTTGCGTTTGTCGCAGTTGCTTGCTCTTCCGCGTGCGTTGCGGCCGTTCGCCGCTCATTGGGTTATCGATGAGACGACGGCTGTGGCGTTGGCGCAGCCCACGCGGCGGGGTGTGCGCATTGGGTTCGTCGTGACAGGGGCGAGTCTTTTTGTGTTGTGGAACCTCACGACGTTGTTGGGGGCGTTGGGGGCCGAGGCCATGGGGGACACCGAGGCGTGGGGGCTCGATGCTGCGGGGCCCGCTGTTTTTCTGGCGTTGTTGGCGCCCATGGTGAAGAGCGCTGTTGAACGGGCGGTTGCCGGGGGCGCGGTTCTTCTGGGGCTCGGGTTGCTGCCTGTGCTGCCCGCCGGGGTGCCGGTGCTGGTGGCCGCGCTTGCCGCGCCGGTCGTCCTGTGGGTGGCGGGCCGCCGTAGCCGTAGGCGTGGCGGTCGTGACGGTGTCGAGGAGAGGGAGCGGTGAACGTTTGGATTGCCATCGGTGTGACCGCCCTCGGGTGCTACCTCGTCAAGCTCGCCGGGCTGCTCGTGCCCGCCGGCGTTCTGGAGCGGCCTCTCGTCAAGCGGCTTGCCGCTCTGTTGCCCGTGGCCCTGCTGGCGGCCCTCACGGCTCAGCAGACCTTCGCCGACGGGCGGGTCCTGGTGCTCGACGCGAGGGCCGCGGGGCTTGTCGCGGCCGTGGTGGCGCTGTTGTTGCGTGCGCCGTTCCTGGTTGTCGTCGCGGCCGCGGTGCTGGTGACCGCCGGGGTGCGCGCGGTGGGTGGGTGAGTCACCGATCCGTTCAGTTGAGGGGGCGGCCGTAGGCGTGCAGGGTGCGCAGGGCCGCGATCGTCACCATGGGGCGGGCTTCCAGAGCCGTGCTCGGGGCCCAGCGGCGCCGGCGGATCGGCCAGCCGCCGTCGTCCTCCTGCTCGGTCAGGAGGTGGTCCAGGGAGCGGGACATCTCGTCGTCCGTGAACCACGCGCGCGCGAGGGAGTCCGGGGTGCGCGCGTAGTCGTACGGGAAGTGGTGCTCGTCGGGGGCGTAGCCCGGGGGGACCGGATGCGCGTCGAGGTGGTCCGGGTCCAGGGTCGCCAGGCGTTGGTCGCGCACCAGGCGGCCGAGACGGTCGGCCACCGCCTCCGCGCGCGGGCGGTCGGGTGCGGAGTCCAGGAAGGCCACGGCCGCCTGGATCTCGTACGGGTGGGACCGCTCCAGGGACTCGACCGCCTGCCAGCAGAAGTCCGTGGCCCGGAACAGCCAGGCGTGCCACACCTCGTTGCGGTGCAGGAGGCCCACCACGGGGCCCGTGGCGAGGAGTTCGCTCGGCGGGTCGGCCGGGACCGGGAGGAAGGGCGCGGTGGGGTAGGCCTGTTGGCCGGGAAGGATCGCCGGGAGGGCACCGTCCGGTGTGGTCACCGACGTCAGGTACCGGCACACCCGCTCCACGCGCTGTCCGCCGCAGCGCCCGATGGCGTCCAGGACCCGCAGGGCGTGGCCGGTGTGCAGCGGCTGGCTGAGCGGGCCCCGCAGGTCGGGTTCCAGCCCGTGGCCGTAGCCGCCGTCCGCGCCGCGGTAGGCGTCCAGCGCCGTTTCCACCGGGTCGGCGTCCCCGTCCAGGAAGTGGTACGCGAAGAGGCGCTGTTCCAGTACCCGCGCGGTGAGCCAGACGAAGTGCTCGGCGCGTGCGAGCGGGGAGCGCGCCGGGGGCGCCGGGGGGCGTGGGGAAGCTCCTGTTTCGGCCATGGGTCAGACCGTAGGACGGAAAGCGGTCTCGGCAAGCGGTCCCGGCTCAGGCCCACTCTCAGGGGCGGGATACTGGAGTCATGCGGTTGACGGTCTTCTGGCAGCGGATGGCGGAACACTTCGGTCCGGGCTACGCCGACACCTTCGCGCGCGATCACGTGATGACGGAGCTCGGCGGGCGCACGGTGCACGAGGCGCTGGACGCCGGCTGGGACGCCAAGGAAGTGTGGCGCGTGGTCTGCGTCGTCATGAGCGTGCCGCGCGAGAAACACTGAGCGCGAAGCTCCCGCGCCGACGGAGAACCGGGCGCGTGGACACGGCTGGAGCACCGATCGGTCACGAAGATCAGGGGTGGGCGGCCGATTGTCCGCGGAGTGGGTCAGACTTGCCCCGTGGCACCCACTGACGAGGCCGACGAGGTCGCCCGGCACGCATCCCCACTCGGCACGACGCCGCCCGCCCGGCCCCCGGCCGACGGCGCGGCGGGGCCGAACGCCCGTATGCCCCGCTGGCTGCCGCGCGCCATGGTGCTCGCGCTCGCCCTGATCGCCGTCTTCCAGCTGGGAAGTTGGGCCTTTCACCAGCTCACCGGCCTGTTGATCAACGTCCTGATCGCGTTCTTCCTGGCCCTGGCCATCGAACCCGCGGTGAGCTGGATGGCCTCACGGGGCATGCGCAGGGGACTGGCCACCTTCCTCGTCTTCTTCGCCGTGCTCATCGTGTCCGCGGGCTTCGTCACGCTGCTCGGCTCGATGCTCGCGGGACAGATCATCAAGATCGTCGAGGACTTCCCGAACTACCTCGACTCCGTCATCAACTGGGTCAACGCCCACTTCAAGACCGACCTGAAGCGGGTGGACGTCCAGGAGGGCGTGCTCCGCTCCGACTGGCTGCGCAACTACGTCCAGAACAGCGCCACCGGCGTCCTGGACGTGTCCGCGCAGGTCCTCGGCGGGCTCTTCCAGCTGCTGACGATCGCGCTGTTCTCGTTCTACTTCGCCGCGGACGGCCCGCGACTGCGCCGCGCGCTCTGCTCGATCCTGCCGCCCGCCAAGCAGGCCGAGGTGCTGCGCGCGTGGGAGATCGCCGTCAACAAGACCGGCGGTTACATCTACTCGCGCGGTCTGATGGCCCTCATCTCCGGCGTCGCGCACTACATCCTGCTGCAAGCACTGGAAGTGCCGTACGCGCCCGTGCTGGCCGTGTGGGTCGGGCTGGTCTCGCAGTTCATCCCGACCATCGGCACGTATCTCGCGGGTGCCCTGCCCATGCTGATCGCCTTCACGGTCGATCCCTGGTACGCCCTGTGGGTGCTGGTCTTCGTCGTGATCTACCAGCAGTTCGAGAACTACGTCCTCCAGCCCAAGCTGACCTCGAAGACCGTCGACATCCACCCCGCGGTCGCCTTCGGCTCGGTCGTCGCGGGCACCGCTCTCATGGGAGCGGTCGGCGCGCTGATCGCCATTCCGGCGATCGCCACGCTCCAGGCGTTCCTGGGTGCGTACGTGAAGCGGTACGACGTCACGGACGATCCTCGGGTCCACGGCCACCGGAGGCGGGGCGAGGGCGCCCGTCTGTTCGCACGCGCGCGTGCGCTGTGGGAGCGACGGCCGGGGGAGCAGGACTTCGGCAGCGGCTCGTCCCGGGACTCCTCCCGCGGCTCCTCCTGATCGGGCTCGCGGCCCGGCGTCCAGGGAGTCGGGAAGCCGGGACGTAGTCTCGGAGGTGCGCGTGGTGCGCTTGACACGAAAATCGAACATCCATTCTTATTGAGGCTTCGGCGAGGTTCTCGACGGGTATTTCGGCACGGTTTCGGTGGAGAAGTGCCCGAGTTATCCACAGGCCGGACGGGCGTCGGGGCCCATTGTCAGTGGCAGGCGTTAGCGTCTTTGACGTGAAGCGATCGACTCAAGCAAATCGGGTGGAACCCATGGCAGGAACCGACCGCGAGAAGGCCCTGGATGCCGCTCTCGCACAGATTGAACGGCAGTTCGGCAAGGGCGCGGTCATGCGCATGGGCGACCGCTCCAAGGAGCCCATCGAGGTCATCCCGACCGGGTCGACCGCGCTCGACGTGGCCCTCGGCGTCGGCGGCCTGCCGCGCGGCCGCGTCATCGAGGTCTACGGCCCCGAGTCCTCGGGCAAGACGACCCTGACCCTGCACGCGGTGGCGAACGCTCAGAAGGCGGGCGGCCAGGTCGCGTTCGTGGACGCAGAGCACGCCCTCGACCCCGAGTACGCGCAGAAGCTCGGTGTCGACACCGACAACCTGATCCTGTCCCAGCCGGACAACGGCGAGCAGGCTCTGGAGATCGTGGACATGCTGGTCCGTTCCGGCGCGATCGACTTGATCGTGATCGACTCCGTCGCCGCGCTCGTCCCGCGCGCGGAGATCGAGGGCGAGATGGGCGACAGTCACGTCGGCCTTCAGGCCCGCCTGATGAGCCAGGCCCTGCGGAAGATCACCAGCGCGCTCAACCAGTCCAAGACGACCGCGATCTTCATCAACCAGCTCCGCGAGAAGATCGGCGTGATGTTCGGCTCCCCGGAGACCACGACCGGTGGCCGGGCACTGAAGTTCTACGCCTCGGTGCGACTCGACATCCGACGCATCGAGACGCTGAAGGACGGCACCGACGCGGTCGGCAACCGCACCCGCGTCAAGGTCGTCAAGAACAAGGTCGCACCGCCCTTCAAGCAGGCCGAGTTCGACATCCTCTACGGCCACGGCATCAGCCGCGAGGGCGGCCTGATCGACATGGGTGTGGAACACGGCTTCGTCCGCAAGGCCGGCGCCTGGTACACGTACGAGGGCGACCAGCTCGGCCAGGGCAAGGAGAACGCGCGCAACTTCCTGAAGGACAACCCCGACCTCGCCAACGAGATCGAGAAGAAGATCCTCGAGAAGCTGGGCGTGGGGGTCCGGCCGACGCCGCCGGCCGCCGAGCCGGGCGCGGACGCCGCGGTCTCCGCCGCACCGGACGACGCCGCGAAGGTGCCGGCTCCGGCTCCCGCAGCGGCGAAGGCGGCCAAGACCAAGGCTCCGGCTGCCAAGAGCTGACACCGTGACACGACGAACCGACTGGGCCGAGTACGCCTACCCCGACCCTCCGCGCGAGCGGAGACGGGGCGACGGCGAGGGGCCCACCGGGGCGCGGAGCGAGGCGTACGGGGGCGACGACCGTGCGGGCGGCCGGCCCGACCGCGCGGAGCCGTACGGCGAGGACAGGCCGTACGGCGACGAACCGGGCGGCGGGGCGTGGCCGGACGGCGCTTCGGCGCACGGCTCCGGGTTCTCCGGTGGGGACTCGTGGCATGGCGGTGCTGAGACTCGTGGTGGCGCGGCCCGTGAGGGCGGCGGAGCCATGAGCGGTGGCGGGTCCCGAGGCACGGACGGCTCCCGTGGGCGCCGACGGCGTCGACGCGGTGAACCGTTCGGTGAAGACGGAGGCTCCCTCTCCTCGTCGAGGGCCGAGAAGGAGGAGCCCCCGGCGGACCCGGTGGAGCGGGCGAGGGCGATCTGTCTGCGCCTGCTCACCGGGACCCCGCGTACGCGCAAACAGCTCGCGGACGCCCTGCGTAAGCGGGAGATTCCGGACGAGGCGGCCGAGGAGGTGCTGTCGCGGTTCGAGGAGGTCGGGCTGATCAACGACAGCGCGTTCGCGGACGCCTGGGTGGAGTCCCGGCACCACGGCCGAGGACTGGCCCGGCGCGCGCTCGCCCGGGAACTGCGGACCAAGGGCGTCGAGTCCACGCTGATCGACGCGGCCGTCGCGCAGCTCGACTCCGAGCAGGAGGAGGCCACCGCCCGGGAGCTGGTGGCCCGCAAACTGCGCTCCACCCGGGGCCTCGACCGCGACAAGCGACTGCGCCGCCTCGCGGGCATGCTGGCACGCAAGGGTTACCCCGAGGGCATGGCCCTGCGCGTGGTCCGGCAGGCGCTCGAAGAAGAGGGCGAGGACACGGAGTTCCTTGAGGACGAAGGGTTCTGAGGGCTCTCCGGACGGCGGGGATCCGTCCGGGGCGCCCGGTTTGAGCCCGGTGCGCTGCCGGCACCCGCTGTGACCACTGAGCGGGTCGTGGAGCGGGCGGAGTGCGGACTCGCCGGTCCTTCGAGACCGAGGTAGAGCCAAGGCCGAGGTAGGGCCAACCCCCCGTTCAGGACGCCGGACCGCCGCAGTGCACAACAACCTGTGCACAGACGACTGTGTACCCATGTCGCAGGAACTCGGTCCACAGGAATCCGGCCCACGGGAACCCGGCCCACAGGAACGTGGTCGACAGGAGCCCGGTCCGCACGCTCCCGTCGAGCTCTCCGACCTGGCCACGCTGAAGGCCCTCGCGCACCCGCGTCGGCAGCGCATGCTGCACCACCTGACGCTGCACGGCCCCGCGACCTCCGCCACGCTCGCCCGCGCGCTGGGGCTGAACACCGGTTCCACCAGCTACCACCTGCGAGAACTCGCACGGCACGGCTTCGTGGAGGAGACGCCGAGGGAGGCGGAGGCGGAGACCCGGCACGGCCGGGAGCGCTGGTGGCGGGCCGTGCCGGGGGACCGGCGTTTCCCGCCGCGCAGCCGGCAGAGCGCCGAGCTGCGCCAGGTCATGGACGAGCTCGACCATCACGCCTACGTCGCCGATCTGGAGCTCTTCGAGCAGCTCCGCCGCGACACCACTCAGGCCGATCCCTGGGCGGACGCCTTCCCCTACTCCCGCGGCACCGTGCGGCTGACCCTGCCCGAACTCCGGGAGTTCTTCGAGGAGTACATCGCGCTCCTCAACCGCTACAAGCGCCCCGAGGCCGAAACCCCGCCCGGCGCCCGCACCGTCCTCACCCGCTTCCTCGCCTTCCCGGCCCCCGTCCACAACGAACAAGGGGCCGAGCCCTCATGATGCTGCGTTATGCCTTCCGGACCGTCCGTGCGCGCAAGGCAGGTTTCCTCGGCGCCTTCCTCGCGTTGATGTGCGCGGCCGCCCTTGTCAGTGCCTGCGGCACGCTCCTGGAGACGGGCCTGCGCGGCACGATCCGTACCGAGCGCTACGCGGCTACGCCCGTCGTGGTCTCCGCCGACCAGAACGTCCACCAGAGCACGGTCAAGCACAAGAAGGGCAAGACCAAGGTCAAGCACAAGGCGAAACCGATCGCCGAGCGCGCCTGGCTGCCGCAGGACCTTCAGCGCACCATTGCCGACACCCCCGGCGTCGCCCGAGTCGTTCCCGAACTGACCTTTCCCGCGCAGCCGTTGACAGCCTCCGGCACCGGCGGCCGGGCCGCGTACGGTCACTCCTGGGACTCCGCCGCGCTGACGCCGTACCGGCTCATCCGAGGAACCGCCCCGACGGCCGCCGGCGATCTCGTCGTCGACCGTGAGCTGGCCGAGCGCGCCGGTCTCGCACCGGGCGATCGCCTCACCGTCCAGTCGACCCAGGCTCCGCGCGGCTACCGGATCACCGGTGTCGCCGCCCCTGCCACGGACGTACGCCACCAGACGTCGCTCTTCTTCGCACCCGGCGAGGCCCGCCGCCTCGCCGCGCACGCCGGGCAGGTCACCGCGTTCGGAGTGTTCCCGGCCGAGGGCACGGACCCGGAGCGGCTCAGGGACGCGCTCACCAAAAGCCTGCGGGGCGCCACCGCACAGAGCTCCCCCGACACCCGTACCCGAGGCACCACCGGCCAGATCACCACCGCCCAGATCAGCACCGGCAGCGACCGAGGCCCCGTCGAGTTTCTCGATGCCGCCGCCGCGCGCACCAAACTCATCAGCATGGGCGGGGCGATGGGCGGCACCTCGCTGCTCGTGGCGGTCCTCGTGGTCGTGGGGACGTTCGCGCTCTCCGTGCAGCAGCGCCACCGCGAACTGGCCCTGCTGCGTGCCATCGCCGCCACGTCCGGACAGATCCGCAGACTGCTCGGCCGGGAGGCCCTGATCGTGGGCGCGGCCGCCGGCGCCACGGGCGCCCTCGCCGGACTGCCCCTGGGAGCCTGGCTGTACGGCAGGTTCGTGGACATGGGGGCCATGCCGGCCACCCTCCAGCGCACCGTCGGTGTCTTCCCGCTGCTGGCCTCCCTCGTCGTGACCGTCATCGGTGCCTGGGCGGCCGCCCGGGTCGCCGCCCGCCGGATCGCCCGGATCCGCCCTGCGGAAGCGCTCGCCGAGGCCCGCAGCGAGCGCACCAGCCCCGCGTGGGGCCGCGTCCTCACGGGGCTTGTCCTGCTCGTCGGCGGTGTCGTCCTCGTCGTCGTCCTCAGCGGTCTGCGCACCGAGCCCGCCGCAACACCCGTGACCTTCCTCGCCGTTGTGG
Proteins encoded in this region:
- a CDS encoding ABC transporter permease, with product MMLRYAFRTVRARKAGFLGAFLALMCAAALVSACGTLLETGLRGTIRTERYAATPVVVSADQNVHQSTVKHKKGKTKVKHKAKPIAERAWLPQDLQRTIADTPGVARVVPELTFPAQPLTASGTGGRAAYGHSWDSAALTPYRLIRGTAPTAAGDLVVDRELAERAGLAPGDRLTVQSTQAPRGYRITGVAAPATDVRHQTSLFFAPGEARRLAAHAGQVTAFGVFPAEGTDPERLRDALTKSLRGATAQSSPDTRTRGTTGQITTAQISTGSDRGPVEFLDAAAARTKLISMGGAMGGTSLLVAVLVVVGTFALSVQQRHRELALLRAIAATSGQIRRLLGREALIVGAAAGATGALAGLPLGAWLYGRFVDMGAMPATLQRTVGVFPLLASLVVTVIGAWAAARVAARRIARIRPAEALAEARSERTSPAWGRVLTGLVLLVGGVVLVVVLSGLRTEPAATPVTFLAVVVLSTSVALLGPLLVRAAAALLAGPLRLTGPGGRLARANLRGNAARMASVVTPLTLLIGMACTVLFVQPTLGDAARAQAREGVRADWVVASQGPGVPAEAARQLRTHGGAVTEVVRTTIRVGLDKYAAQGVTPAGLTRTWDPDVTAGSLDRLTERTVAVSELAADRHHLRPGSPLKLTLGDGTPATLTVAAVYARGLGFGDLTFAHDLVARHVDNPLASSVLVATHRTQTQLATTLREFPGVRVLSPAAADSLQAARQQANAEVNFLAMGLVLAFTAIAVVNTLAMSVSERVREFALLRLAGATRRQVLRMLRTEAASVLLLATALGSGIALAVLTGFSTGMTGRAAPAVTPLVYVCVVAGAGLLALVATAVPGRVALRIRPVTAATARE